From the genome of Malus domestica chromosome 04, GDT2T_hap1, one region includes:
- the LOC103445282 gene encoding uncharacterized protein isoform X2, with translation MRAACQVRTDNNESEGQWLEDVIPGMIQVESVPNDKVVLLDALRFLIESSKQHFNPNYRLRVCEKILESATSVVCACDLPLDILMHFISTFPWEFTDFGGSLRVKLQEWLMGCSKKNCYGNCCSTETKLLKGLHEFPSSFTVHYSVDSSITFDDEDLESWEFEAKRWARVLFLTCQEEYQLIPTLMFIQTHALGLCQENNNLDQIPVKFLIVTLSLVRELQMMQDRVAEYRSTVRTKSESRALELMDQFGHPDALNLYQKFTNVFIVIMKELVSLANLSCSIFSHANTTKMADASLPGSVKGKLGGPSQRRLSSSTTTAVLQAIISMKALATISSWCAQFIADASLDLAFNFMWEFYWKTVSSPVTDSETGAEISLAAYEALAPALTALVSMFSPKSLDLVKNNGNLFLSDGKPLLDSLVLSFLQNINNLLAIGVFVRTRRAVLMNWKWICLESLLSIPCYALKKGLHLEDNTFLLSGDTLRLIFTDLLESLENAGENSVLPMLRSVRLVLGLLSEGKSGSLVYSCDGVDAQMMWQLVQSSWILHVSCNKRKVAPIAALLSSVLHSSLFSDESMHMNDNAPGPLKWFVEKILEEGTKSPRTIRLAALHLTGLFLSYPRIIKYYVKELKLLSLHGSVAFDEDFEGELADNHDTRTEVSLLAKGPDPELTKEFINTELYARASVAVLFYKLADLSDMVGSPNENEDCHAALESGKIFLLELLDSAVNDKDLSKELYKKYSAIHRRKVRAWQMICILSRFICQDIVSEVSRCLHICLYMNNLPAVRQYLETFAINMYLKFPSLVGEQLVPVLRDYEMRPQALSSYVFIAANVILHASQAVQDKHLNELLPPIFPLLTSHHHSLRGFAQLLVYQVLCKLFPPLDSRASGTMTLEKRCFEDLKSYLAKNYDCVRLRASMGGFLDAYSPSSSVTPAGIFINRVEALEFECVPVSLTEQVLNFLNDVREDLRSSMAKDAAAIKNESLRSDEDQNCIAIPSNANEGNSHTQQPKDISLDFQKKITLSKHEKHDIAVNSFFGNQDTYKPLEEMEKEDKLLAQVLQSRSQAMERERASRQQLILVASLLDRIPNLAGLARTCEVFKVSGLAVADANVVHDKQFQLISVTAEKWVPIIEVPVDSLKVFLERKKREGFSILGLEQTANSVPLDQYSFPKKTVLVLGREKEGIPVDIIHILDACIEIPQLGVVRSLNVHVSGAIALWEYTRQQRSSQ, from the exons CTGCTTGTCAAGTTCGTACAGATAATAATGAAAGTGAAGGACAGTGGCTTGAAGATGTGATTCCTGGCATGATCCAAGTGGAAAGTGTTCCCAATGACAAAGTTGTTCTACTTGATGCACTGAGATTTCTTATCGAGAGCAGCAAACAACATTTCAATCCTAATTATCGCCTTCGAG TTTGTGAGAAAATCCTGGAGTCCGCTACCTCAGTGGTGTGTGCATGTGATCTCCCTCTTGACATACTTATGCACTTCATTTCAACATTTCCTTGGGAATTTACCGACTTCGGTG GTTCCTTAAGAGTGAAATTACAAGAATGGCTTATGGGGTGTAGTAAGAAGAATTGTTATGGCAACTGCTGCAGTACTGAGACGAAGCTTCTAAAGGGTCTCCATGAATTCCCCAGTAGTTTTACAGTTCATTATTCAGTTGATAGTTCCATCACTTTTGATGATGAAGACTTGGAATCCTGGGAATTTGAAGCGAAGCGGTGGGCACGAGTGCTTTTTCTTACATGCCAGGAGGAATATCAATTGATACCTACACTGATG TTTATTCAAACTCATGCTCTTGGTCTCTGCCAAGAAAACAACAATTTGGATCAAATTCCTGTGAAGTTTCTCATTGTCACTTTGAGCTTGGTGCGGGAGCTTCAGATGATGCAAGACAGAGTCGCTGAATATAGATCTACAGTTAGAACCAAATCAGAATCTCGTGCGCTTGAATTAATGGATCAATTTGGTCATCCAGATGCTCTTAACTTATACCAGAAGTTTACCAATGTTTTTATTGTTATAATG AAGGAGTTGGTGTCTTTGGCAAACTTGTCCTGTTCTATATTCTCACATGCCAATACCACTAAGATGGCAGATGCCAGCCTTCCTGGTTCAGTGAAAGGAAAACTTGGAGGCCCTAGTCAACGCCGTTTGTCATCCTCTACCACCACTGCTGTGTTGCAAGCG ATAATTTCCATGAAGGCTCTTGCAACTATCTCATCATGGTGTGCACAATTTATAGCTGATGCATCACTTGATCTTGCTTTTAATTTTATGTGGGAATTCTACTGGAAAACTGTTTCATCTCCAGTTACTGATTCAGAG ACTGGGGCGGAAATAAGTCTTGCAGCATATGAAGCATTAGCTCCTGCTCTCACAGCACTAGTGTCTATGTTTTCTCCTAAATCGTTGGATCTTGTCAAGAACAATGGCAATCTGTTTCTATCAGATGGAAAACCTCTGTTAGATTCCTtggttctttcttttcttcagaACATAAATAATCTCCTAGCAATTGGAGTATTTGTACGGACTCGACGTGCAGTTTTAATGAATTGGAAG TGGATTTGCCTAGAATCTCTACTGTCAATTCCTTGCTATGCTTTAAAAAAAGGGCTTCATTTAGAGGACAATACTTTTTTGCTCTCAGGTGATACTCTCAGATTGATTTTTACTGATCTTCTTGAGAG CCTAGAGAATGCTGGAGAAAATTCTGTTCTACCAATGCTCAGATCTGTCCGATTAGTTTTGGGCCTATTGTCCGAGGGAAAGTCTGGTTCACTTGTCTATTCATGTGATGGGGTGGATGCCCAG ATGATGTGGCAGTTGGTTCAGTCTTCTTGGATTTTGCATGTCAGTTGTAACAAGAGGAAGGTTGCACCTATTGCTGCACTTTTGTCTTCTGTTCTGCATTCATCCCTATTTAGTGATGAGAGCATGCATATGAATGACAATGCACCTGGGCCTCTGAAGTGG TTTGTTGAGAAAATTCTGGAGGAAGGCACAAAAAGTCCCCGCACAATTCGTCTTGCTGCATTACACTTAACGGGCCTCTTTCTATCATATCCTAGGATTATAAAGTACTATGTGAAGGAGTTGAAGCTGCTGTCACTACATGGTTCTG TTGCATTCGATGAGGACTTTGAAGGTGAATTAGCTGACAATCATGATACAAGGACTGAAGTTTCTTTATTGGCGAAAGGCCCTGATCCTGAGCTTACCAAA GAATTTATCAACACAGAATTGTATGCACGTGCCTCTGTTGCTGTTCTGTTTTACAAGCTAGCAGACTTGTCTGATATGGTGGGATcaccaaatgaaaatgaagattgCCATGCAGCTTTGGAATCTGGAAAAATATTTTTGCTTGAGCTTCTAGATTCTGCg GTAAACGACAAGGATCTTTCGAAAGAGCTGTATAAGAAATACAGTGCA ATCCACAGGCGTAAGGTACGTGCGTGGCAAATGATATGTATTTTGTCACGTTTCATATGTCAAGATATAGTTTCTGAAGTTTCACGTTGCCTGCACATATGCCTTTAT ATGAACAATTTACCTGCAGTTCGTCAATACTTGGAAACATTCGCAATTAATATGTACTTGAAGTTCCCATCATTG GTTGGGGAGCAACTAGTCCCTGTATTAAGAGATTATGAGATGAGGCCTCag GCGCTCTCTTCATATGTATTTATAGCAGCCAATGTCATCCTCCATGCATCTCAAGCTGTTCAAGACAAGCATTTGAATGAATTACTTCCTCCTATATTTCCACTACTAACATCCCATCACCACAGTTTGCGTGGTTTCGCCCAG TTATTGGTTTACCAAGTTCTCTGCAAATTGTTTCCTCCATTGGACTCTAGGGCCTCTGGAACTATGACTTTAGAGAAGAGGTGTTTTGAGGATTTGAAATCCTACCTGGCAAAGAACTATGATTGTGTGCG CCTACGAGCATCAATGGGAGGATTTCTTGATGCCTACAGTCCCAGTAGCTCTGTCACTCCTGCTGGGATTTTCATCAACCGGGTTGAG GCACTCGAGTTTGAATGTGTACCAGTGTCACTTACGGAGCAAGTGCTCAACTTTTTAAAT GATGTCAGGGAAGATCTTCGGAGTTCAATGGCAAAAGATGCTGCGGCTATTAAGAATGAAAGCTTAAGATCTGATGAAGATCAAAATTGCATAGCAATACCATCTAATGCAAATGAAGGAAACTCACATACCCAGCAGCCCAAAGATATTTCACTGGATTTTCAAAAAAAGATTACCCTCTCTAAACATGAGAAGCATGATATAGCCGTAAATTCCTTCTTTGGCAACCAAGACACTTACAAACCACTTGAAG AAATGGAGAAGGAAGATAAGCTTCTTGCTCAGGTGCTGCAGTCTAGAAGTCAGGCaatggaaagagagagagcaagCAGACAACAACTCATTCTTGTGGCATCTCTTCTTGATCGCATACCTAACCTTGCTGGCCTGGCACGGACTTGTGAG GTGTTTAAGGTGTCGGGTTTGGCTGTTGCGGATGCAAACGTAGTACATGACAAACAGTTCCAGCTCATCAG TGTGACTGCAGAAAAGTGGGTTCCTATCATTGAAGTCCCAGTGGATAGTTTGAAGGTCTTCCTTGAGAGAAAGAAACGAGAAGGCTTTTCAATTTTGGGACTGGAGCAAACTGCAAATAGTGTACCGCTTGACCAGTATAGCTTTCCTAAAAAGACG GTACTAGTCCTTGGGCGTGAAAAGGAAGGTATACCGGTGGATATCATTCATATTCTGGATGCTTGCATTGAGATTCCACAGTTGGGAGTTGTTAGATCTTTAAATGTTCATGTCAGCGGTGCCATTGCGCTGTGGGAGTATACTCGACAGCAGAGATCATCCCAGTAG